Sequence from the Elusimicrobiota bacterium genome:
AATGGCAAACCTGGTTTGAGATCTATCAAGACGCCGTCGCCTCCCTGCGTGGCATGCCCACGCTGGAGCAGATGGAGAAGAAGCACCAGGGCATGGAGAGCCTTTTCGAGCGGGGCCTCGTCCAAAGCGCCCTCGTCATCGAGGCCCACCGCCAAATGACCGACTTCGCCGAAAGCCTCAACGCTCAGGAGCTCCGCGCCCTGGAAGCTCTCTGGTCCATCTACGTTTTGGAAGGCAGTGCCCTTCAGGAGGGACTATGAAACTCTTTCTTTTGATCCTTTGCCTCGCTTTGCCTCTCGGAATTCGGGCCGAGAAACTCCCCCCCGTTCTTCAGGAATCCCCTGCGGAAGAGAGCCACAAGGACCATGAGAACGGGGGTGAGGGCCGGCATGAGGAGGGCGAAGAACACGACGACCAACGGAAAGAAGGCCACGAAGAGGGGGAAGAGGAAGCCTCTTCCGGCGTTGGCCCCGGCAACGCCGTGACGGCCACCGACGCCGAGAAAGGCCTTCAACTCTCCGATGAAGCCGTCAAGACCTTGGAGATCAAGACCCAAGCCGCGCCCGAGGAGTTTACGCTCCCCAAATCGGCCATTGTCACTTTTAAGGACGAGACCGGTGTCTATCGTCTGCGGGATGGTTGGTACAAGTTGATTGAGGGCGAGGCGCGACCGCAGGGCGTTCTTGTCCGATTCATCCCGCAACGGAAGAAGGACCTCCGCCCCGGCGACACAATCGTCGTTGAGGGCGCTCCGCTCCTCCGCGTTGCCGAGCTAGACGCTTTTTCTACCGGCGAAGCCGGGCACGGCCACTAGATTTTTAGGAGACCCTCATGATCGAAAAACTCGTCAGATTTTCCGTCAATAACCGGGGCCTTGTCTTTGCTTTGGCCCTCATCCTCGCGGGCCTGGGGTGGACCAGCTTCCAAGCTCTGCCCATCGACGCCGTGCCCGATATTACCAACAATCAGGTCCAGGTCAACACCGCCGTCGAGGGCCTCACCCCCGAGGAGATCGAGCGCTATATCACGGTTCCCATCGAGAACGGCATGGGCGGCCTGGCGGACCTCGTTCAGACCCGCTCCATCTCCCGGTTCGGCCTCTCCCAAGTCACGCTGGTCTTCGAGGACTGGGTGGATATTTACCGTGCACGCCAGATGGTTTCGGAACGCCTCCAAGGCGTTGTCCCCGAACTCCCGGAAGGCATCCAGCCGGGCCTTGGCCCCGTCACCACGGGTCTGGGCGAGGTGTACTTCTACACCCTTCAGGCCTCCACGCCCGCCGTTGGCGCCGCCCGTGTCGCTCAGCTCATGGAACTCAAGAGCGTCCAAGACTGGTACGTGAAACCCCGTCTCCTCACGGTGCCCGGTGTTGCCGAGGTCAACAGCATCGGCGGTTTCGAGAAACAGTTTCACGTCCAACCCAACATCCGCCAAATGGCGCAATACGGCCTCCACTTCAACGACCTCATCGGGGCCCTGGAGAACACAAACCGCAACGTGGGCGGCGGTTACATCCAGCAGACGGGTGAGCAGTTCCTCGTCCAAGCCACCGGCCTCCTTAAGGACGCGGAAGACATTCGCCATGCACCCATCAAGTCTCTGGAGTCCCTCAAGACGATCCGCATCGGCGATGTGGCCCAGGTCCAACTGGCCACGGAACTCCGCACCGGAGCCGCGCTCGTGAACGGCCGGGAGGATATCGTCGGCACGGCGCTCATGCGCCTGGGCGAGAACAGTCGCGTCGTCGCCCACCGCGTGGCGCAAAAAGTGGCGGAGATAAAGAAGGGCCTCCCCGAAGGGGTCGTCCTTAATGTCCTCTACGACCGCTCTGTCCTGGTGGACGCGACCCTGGGAACCGTCGAGCACAATCTCGTCACCGGCGCCCTGCTGGTCATCGTCATCTTGGTCCTCCTCCTGGGCAATCTTCGGGCCGCGCTCATCACCGCCGTCACCATCCCGCTTACGCTTCTCATCACCTTCATCGTGATGAATCGCATGGGAATGTCCGGCAATCTCATGAGCCTGGGCGCCCTGGACTTTGGCATTATCGTGGACGGCGTGGTGATCGTCATAGACAACTGCGTCCGGCGGGTCCACCAACGCAGCATGGAACTACACCGTGCGCTCAAAAAGGAAGAGCTGGCCCGCACCATCGAGGAGGCCACGCTCGAAATCCGGCAGTCCGCGGGGTTCGGCCAACTGGTCATCGTGGTCGTTTTCCTGCCCATCTTCGCCTTCACCGGCGTGGAGGGCAAGATGTTCGTCCCGATGGTGGGGACCTTCTGCATCGCTCTCTTGGCCGCCTTCGTCCTCTCCTTCACCATCGCCCCGGCCCTCGCGAGCCTCTTCCTCAAGGGGGACGTGGGGGAGAAAGAGCCATGGCTCATGCTCAAGATCAGGCGCGCTTATGAGCCGACGCTTAAATTATTCCTCAAGCATCGTCCCTGGGTTCTGGCCTTGGGGGCCTTTTCCATCCTCCTCGGTGGATTTCTTTTCACGCGTCTGGGCGGCGAGTTCCTTCCTCAATTGGACGAAGGGTCCCTCGCCATCCAATTCGTTCGCCCCGGCACCATCAGCATAGACCAATCCGTGGCCCTCCAGGAGAAGACCGAAGCCGTCATCCGGGAGTTCCCCCAGGTCAGTCACGTTTTCAGCCGCATCGGCACCGCTGAGGTCGCCA
This genomic interval carries:
- a CDS encoding efflux RND transporter permease subunit, with the translated sequence MIEKLVRFSVNNRGLVFALALILAGLGWTSFQALPIDAVPDITNNQVQVNTAVEGLTPEEIERYITVPIENGMGGLADLVQTRSISRFGLSQVTLVFEDWVDIYRARQMVSERLQGVVPELPEGIQPGLGPVTTGLGEVYFYTLQASTPAVGAARVAQLMELKSVQDWYVKPRLLTVPGVAEVNSIGGFEKQFHVQPNIRQMAQYGLHFNDLIGALENTNRNVGGGYIQQTGEQFLVQATGLLKDAEDIRHAPIKSLESLKTIRIGDVAQVQLATELRTGAALVNGREDIVGTALMRLGENSRVVAHRVAQKVAEIKKGLPEGVVLNVLYDRSVLVDATLGTVEHNLVTGALLVIVILVLLLGNLRAALITAVTIPLTLLITFIVMNRMGMSGNLMSLGALDFGIIVDGVVIVIDNCVRRVHQRSMELHRALKKEELARTIEEATLEIRQSAGFGQLVIVVVFLPIFAFTGVEGKMFVPMVGTFCIALLAAFVLSFTIAPALASLFLKGDVGEKEPWLMLKIRRAYEPTLKLFLKHRPWVLALGAFSILLGGFLFTRLGGEFLPQLDEGSLAIQFVRPGTISIDQSVALQEKTEAVIREFPQVSHVFSRIGTAEVATDPMGVNLSDTFILLKDKDGWEPIDGRKPSKADLSDALVERLRRKVPGQRMLLTQPIQMRFNELLEGTRADISVKIFGDDMDLLSDLSGKIKSVIDKVPGAGDVELEIQGKSPLLHVEPNLELLHSLGVSNREVLETVGTAVGGQEVGVIYEGMKRFPIVVRLNEKDRSDLDALKTLPVGISANSTVPLAEAASLRFTDTFGAYSREMGKRRVAILVNPRGRDTESFVAEARRKVDEAVKIPSGYFIEWGGNFKNLQQAKSRLAVLTPLVLVLVLGMIYIAFRNVYETFLIFSCVPLALVGGVLGLMLNGLPFSISAGVGFVALSGIAVLNGVVLINCFNDLHREGVKGQDLIHQGTDLRIRPVLMTALVEIFGFLPMMLSSGVGSEVQRPLASVVIGGVVSSTLLTLVVLPVLVSLLEKKIWSEKEVEL